Proteins from a genomic interval of Alteromonas macleodii ATCC 27126:
- a CDS encoding aminotransferase class V-fold PLP-dependent enzyme: MSLDVAALRAQFPILSKTVDGKPLVYLDNAATTQKPQAVIDALVDFYTGTNANVHRGAHHLSDEATRRYENARSSVAKFINAKAREEVIWTSGTTEAINIVANGLGQLLSEGDEVMVTELEHHANLVTWQQACRRSGATLNVVPIFDSGELDVDAFDRLLSENTKLVAFPHVSNALGTVNPIKLLTEKAKAVGAWVLVDGAQGIAHGGVDVQDIGCDFYAFSGHKLFGPTGIGCLWGKKEVLETWPVWQVGGEMIKDVTYHEATWGALPNRLEAGTPNIAGAIGMGAAVDWFSALDVNALHEHEQKLLAYATEQAEAFDGMRIIGTAPNKVGVLSFLLEGAHPADVGFILDRQGVAIRTGDNCAQPLMKRFGIPGTARASFSIYNTLEEVDSLFAALKKAKMMLA; the protein is encoded by the coding sequence ATGAGCTTAGACGTTGCAGCACTTCGTGCCCAGTTTCCTATTTTATCTAAAACGGTAGACGGCAAGCCGCTGGTCTACCTAGATAACGCGGCAACAACACAAAAACCTCAGGCCGTTATCGACGCCTTAGTAGATTTTTACACGGGGACGAATGCAAACGTGCACCGCGGTGCGCACCATTTATCGGATGAAGCCACGCGCCGTTACGAAAATGCACGTTCCAGCGTTGCAAAGTTCATTAACGCGAAAGCGCGTGAAGAAGTTATTTGGACATCCGGCACCACAGAAGCCATCAATATAGTCGCCAATGGTCTTGGACAGCTACTAAGCGAAGGTGACGAAGTAATGGTGACCGAGCTTGAGCACCACGCAAACTTGGTTACTTGGCAACAAGCGTGTCGCCGTTCTGGTGCAACGCTAAATGTTGTACCTATTTTCGACAGCGGAGAGTTAGACGTAGACGCTTTCGATAGACTGCTGTCTGAAAACACAAAGCTAGTGGCGTTTCCCCACGTATCGAATGCACTAGGTACGGTGAACCCAATTAAACTGCTGACTGAAAAAGCGAAAGCGGTTGGCGCATGGGTGCTGGTTGATGGCGCACAGGGCATTGCTCACGGCGGTGTTGACGTACAAGACATTGGCTGTGATTTTTACGCGTTTTCAGGCCACAAGCTATTCGGCCCAACGGGCATTGGCTGTCTGTGGGGCAAAAAAGAGGTGCTAGAAACCTGGCCTGTTTGGCAGGTAGGCGGCGAGATGATCAAAGACGTGACCTACCATGAAGCCACATGGGGAGCATTGCCAAATCGATTAGAAGCCGGTACGCCAAACATCGCAGGTGCCATTGGTATGGGCGCTGCAGTAGATTGGTTTAGTGCTCTTGATGTCAATGCTTTGCATGAACATGAACAAAAGCTGCTTGCCTATGCTACAGAGCAGGCCGAAGCGTTTGACGGTATGCGGATAATCGGTACGGCACCTAACAAGGTAGGCGTGCTGAGCTTTCTACTTGAAGGTGCGCACCCGGCGGACGTGGGCTTCATTCTGGATAGACAAGGCGTTGCGATCCGCACCGGTGACAACTGTGCACAGCCGCTAATGAAGCGCTTCGGTATACCGGGTACTGCCCGTGCGTCGTTCTCAATTTACAATACGCTTGAAGAAGTAGACAGCCTATTTGCTGCGCTTAAAAAAGCAAAAATGATGTTGGCCTAA
- the sufD gene encoding Fe-S cluster assembly protein SufD: MSQWLEQVIDAAQISDYLAPVRQQALEKLKADGWPARRNESWRFTPLTPVEKREAKQAVQADSLPVPAIDNLNAIDLVFVDGVLVTQVNTLNVPAGMSITSLNNDDTATQQAISSVYGQVKPTRHMFGLVNDALCQHGIFINVEAGARIDTPIRIVNMASQNVDAHTRVVVKVAEGASATVIEQGFGDTESLTTAFAEYDLADDAHLEHYRFAMFTGKAKQLGGSHFKLHNRTTLNSTMVGYGSELSRLDVDIHHAGEFADAKMNAIYLLAEGELFDLHSTIEHAMPNGTTEENARGIVGDKARAVFNGRIHIHRDAQKTLAELNNRNLLLSRRGVINTKPELEIYADDVKCAHGATVAEIEEEALYYMLTRGVSRSKALVMFNFGFIQELINDVPNAAVREWLAPILSERFAQMEVK, encoded by the coding sequence GGCCTTAGAAAAGTTAAAAGCTGATGGTTGGCCAGCCCGTAGAAACGAAAGCTGGCGTTTTACGCCGCTAACACCCGTTGAAAAGCGTGAAGCTAAGCAAGCGGTTCAGGCAGACAGTTTACCGGTACCCGCTATCGATAACCTAAATGCTATCGACCTAGTATTTGTAGACGGTGTCTTGGTCACGCAGGTTAATACGCTAAATGTGCCAGCGGGCATGAGCATCACGTCGCTTAATAATGATGATACTGCCACGCAGCAAGCAATCAGCAGTGTATACGGTCAGGTTAAACCAACCCGTCATATGTTTGGCCTAGTTAACGATGCGCTGTGCCAACACGGTATATTTATTAATGTTGAAGCAGGTGCGAGGATTGACACGCCAATTCGCATTGTGAACATGGCGTCGCAAAATGTTGATGCTCATACGCGTGTGGTGGTGAAGGTCGCTGAAGGCGCAAGTGCTACTGTTATCGAGCAAGGTTTTGGCGATACTGAAAGTTTAACCACAGCGTTTGCTGAATATGACCTTGCTGATGATGCACACCTAGAGCACTATCGTTTTGCTATGTTTACCGGCAAAGCCAAGCAATTAGGCGGCAGCCACTTCAAACTTCATAACCGCACCACGCTTAACAGCACCATGGTGGGCTATGGAAGTGAGCTTTCCCGTTTAGATGTAGACATTCATCACGCCGGCGAATTTGCCGATGCAAAAATGAATGCCATTTATCTTCTGGCGGAAGGCGAGTTATTTGACCTTCACTCCACCATTGAGCACGCGATGCCTAATGGCACAACAGAAGAAAACGCGCGTGGGATTGTAGGCGATAAAGCACGTGCCGTGTTCAATGGTCGCATTCATATTCATCGTGATGCGCAAAAGACATTGGCTGAACTTAATAACCGCAACTTGTTGCTATCTCGTCGCGGCGTTATCAACACCAAGCCTGAGCTTGAAATTTATGCTGATGACGTAAAATGTGCCCACGGTGCAACGGTTGCTGAAATTGAAGAAGAAGCCTTGTATTACATGCTTACCCGCGGCGTTTCTCGCAGTAAAGCACTGGTAATGTTCAACTTTGGCTTCATTCAAGAGCTTATAAATGACGTGCCTAATGCGGCAGTCCGTGAATGGCTAGCACCAATTTTAAGTGAGCGCTTCGCCCAAATGGAGGTGAAATGA